In Actinoplanes sp. NBC_00393, a single genomic region encodes these proteins:
- a CDS encoding ribonuclease D, which yields MTDDAPLRRRDSPDTAGDGPHPVPPGPNSGGPEATPLTAPRDGTPRPVETAAELADVVSRMTSGSGPVAVDAERASGYRYTQRAYLVQLRRAGSGTVLLDPLPLDDLRTLDLALADTEWVLHAASQDLPCLAELGMKPRRLFDTELAARLAGFERVGLAALTEQLLGYSLEKHHSAADWSTRPLPESWLTYAALDVELLTDLRDVLAAELDRQGKTEWAAEEFAALVAGADRPPKVRPDPWRRTSGIHRVRGARAQSRVRALWYARDGIAARRDSAPGRVLPDSAIVAAAEADPKDERTLLGIPGFGGRSVRRLARIWLDALDQARSLPDEALPVNQPVDGPPPPHRWAERDPVAAARLARCRQIVVGTAEKHNLPPENLISPDFVRRLAWSPPDEITDRTVGDTLLGFGARNWQVGLLAAQLSEVLPDPAPGPA from the coding sequence GTGACCGACGATGCACCCCTGCGCCGTCGGGACTCGCCGGACACAGCAGGGGACGGACCGCACCCAGTGCCGCCCGGCCCGAATTCTGGCGGCCCCGAGGCAACACCACTGACCGCACCCCGCGACGGCACCCCGCGTCCGGTGGAGACCGCGGCCGAGCTGGCCGACGTCGTCTCCCGGATGACCTCGGGCTCCGGCCCGGTCGCTGTGGACGCCGAACGCGCCTCCGGCTATCGCTACACGCAACGCGCCTACCTGGTACAACTGCGCCGCGCCGGGTCCGGCACGGTGCTGCTCGACCCGCTTCCGCTGGACGATCTGCGCACCCTGGACCTGGCTCTCGCGGACACCGAGTGGGTGCTGCACGCCGCCAGCCAGGACCTGCCGTGCCTGGCCGAGCTCGGCATGAAACCGCGCCGGCTGTTCGACACCGAGCTGGCCGCGCGCCTGGCCGGGTTCGAGCGGGTGGGGCTGGCCGCGCTGACCGAGCAGCTGCTCGGCTATTCGCTGGAGAAGCACCACTCGGCGGCGGACTGGTCGACCCGGCCGCTGCCGGAGTCGTGGCTGACCTACGCCGCGCTCGACGTGGAGCTGCTCACCGACCTGCGCGACGTGCTCGCGGCCGAGCTGGACCGGCAGGGCAAGACCGAGTGGGCGGCCGAGGAGTTCGCGGCCCTGGTGGCCGGCGCCGACCGGCCGCCCAAGGTCCGCCCCGATCCCTGGCGCCGTACCTCCGGCATACACCGGGTGCGCGGTGCGCGGGCCCAGTCACGGGTGCGCGCCCTCTGGTACGCGCGGGACGGCATCGCCGCCCGCCGGGATTCCGCGCCAGGCCGGGTGCTGCCCGACTCGGCGATCGTCGCGGCGGCCGAGGCCGATCCGAAGGACGAGCGCACCCTGCTCGGCATCCCCGGCTTCGGTGGCCGGTCGGTACGCCGGCTGGCCCGGATCTGGCTGGACGCGCTCGACCAGGCCCGGTCGCTGCCGGACGAGGCGCTGCCGGTGAACCAGCCGGTGGACGGTCCGCCCCCGCCGCATCGATGGGCCGAGCGTGACCCGGTCGCCGCGGCCCGGCTGGCGAGGTGCCGGCAGATCGTGGTGGGCACCGCCGAGAAGCACAACCTGCCGCCGGAGAATCTGATCAGCCCGGACTTCGTACGCCGCCTGGCCTGGTCGCCGCCGGATGAGATCACCGACCGGACGGTCGGCGACACGCTGCTCGGTTTCGGCGCCCGCAACTGGCAGGTGGGCCTGCTGGCCGCCCAGCTCAGCGAGGTGCTGCCGGACCCGGCACCAGGTCCCGCATAA
- a CDS encoding thiolase family protein, with amino-acid sequence MPREVREVVFVDGVRTPFGKAGGMYAETRADDLVIRCMRELLKRNPNLPPEKVEEVAIAATTQIGDQGLTLGRTAALLSGLPKTTPGYSVDRMCAGAMTAVTNVAGGIAMGAYDIAIAGGVEHMGRHPMGEGVDPNPRILAEKLVDPSALVMGSTAENLHDRLPHITKERADKYGLNSQVKTAKAYADGKIQPDLVPVAIRSAEQGWGLATVDEAPRQTSLEKLATLKTPFRPHGRVTAGNAAGLNDGATAAILADEKTARALGLPVAMRLVSYAFVGVEPEIMGYGPIPSTEKALKKAGLTIDDIGLFELNEAFAVQVLAFLDHYGIADDDPRVNPWGGAIAIGHPLASSAIRLMTQLARQFAERPDVRYGINAMCIGIGMGGTVIWENPYWEGAK; translated from the coding sequence GTGCCCCGTGAAGTACGCGAGGTCGTCTTCGTCGACGGCGTCCGCACCCCGTTCGGCAAGGCGGGCGGCATGTACGCCGAGACCCGCGCCGACGACCTGGTGATCCGCTGCATGCGAGAGCTGCTCAAGCGGAACCCCAACCTCCCGCCGGAGAAGGTGGAGGAGGTCGCGATCGCGGCCACCACGCAGATCGGCGACCAGGGCCTGACCCTCGGCCGGACCGCCGCGCTGCTCTCCGGTCTGCCCAAGACCACCCCGGGCTACTCCGTCGACCGGATGTGCGCGGGCGCCATGACCGCGGTCACCAATGTGGCCGGCGGCATCGCGATGGGTGCGTACGACATCGCCATCGCCGGTGGCGTCGAGCACATGGGCCGGCACCCGATGGGTGAAGGCGTCGACCCCAACCCGCGGATCCTGGCGGAGAAGCTGGTCGACCCGTCCGCCCTGGTGATGGGCTCGACCGCGGAGAACCTGCACGACCGCCTGCCGCACATCACCAAGGAGCGGGCCGACAAGTACGGCCTGAACTCCCAGGTCAAGACCGCCAAGGCGTACGCCGACGGCAAGATCCAGCCGGACCTGGTGCCGGTCGCGATCCGCAGCGCCGAGCAGGGCTGGGGCCTGGCCACGGTCGACGAGGCTCCGCGCCAGACGTCGCTGGAGAAGCTGGCCACGCTGAAGACCCCGTTCCGCCCGCACGGCCGGGTCACCGCGGGTAACGCGGCCGGCCTGAACGACGGTGCGACCGCGGCGATCCTGGCCGACGAGAAGACCGCCCGTGCGCTGGGCCTGCCGGTCGCCATGCGCCTGGTGTCCTACGCGTTCGTCGGCGTCGAGCCGGAGATCATGGGTTACGGCCCGATCCCGTCGACCGAGAAGGCGCTGAAGAAGGCCGGCCTTACCATCGACGACATCGGCCTGTTCGAGCTGAACGAGGCTTTCGCCGTCCAGGTCCTCGCCTTCCTCGACCACTACGGCATCGCCGACGACGACCCGCGGGTCAACCCGTGGGGCGGCGCGATCGCCATCGGTCACCCGCTGGCGTCCTCGGCCATCCGCCTGATGACGCAGCTCGCCCGGCAGTTCGCCGAGCGCCCCGACGTCCGTTACGGCATCAATGCCATGTGCATCGGTATCGGCATGGGCGGCACCGTGATCTGGGAGAACCCGTACTGGGAAGGCGCGAAGTGA
- a CDS encoding 3-hydroxyacyl-CoA dehydrogenase NAD-binding domain-containing protein encodes MIENPNEVVTKAIVRLVQVPGLEKPAALITLDNGFDHKKPNSFGPAGLKSLDEAITAATEANPAFIAVTGKPYIFCVGADITGMPLISSRDQAVALGELGHRVFARLKNSEIPTFAFVNGAALGGGLEVALHCHYRTVSTGAAALGLPEVAIGLIPGWGGSQILPNLIGIAGAAQVILQNPLTQKVLRPKQAREMGVADALFEAADFLEDSLAWAAGVVQGKVTVERPEIDREMWDGVLWFAKQQLDEKLHGAVPSANKAIELLALAKEASFEDGTAAETEALADLIMGDESRASLYSFDLVQRRAKRPVGVPDKSLARKVTKVGIVGAGLMASQLALLFLRRLQVPVVLTDLDQTRVDKGVAYVTDQIDKLVAKRRMDEGTAAKLRLLISGSVDKSVFADADFVIEAVFENLDLKKQIWAEFEKIVSPEAILATNTSSLSITEMAADLEHPERVVGFHFFNPVAVLPLLEIIRGERTDDATLATAFEVGKQLKKSSVLVKDAPAFVVNRLLTRVTSEIFQAVDAGTPLDVVNVAMDPLGLPMRPIALLQLVGPAVAYHVGETLHAAFPDRFKDSPNLKKIVDAGLPVMVDDEINPEVVALLETGSAPLTADEVRQKALDALAEEIRLMLDEGVVAEAQDIDLCMILGAGYPFHLGGVTAYLDRSGTAERVTGKRFLPNGVANVRA; translated from the coding sequence GTGATCGAGAACCCGAACGAGGTAGTGACCAAGGCGATCGTCCGCCTGGTCCAGGTGCCGGGGCTCGAGAAGCCCGCGGCCCTCATCACGCTGGACAACGGCTTCGACCACAAGAAGCCGAACAGCTTCGGCCCGGCCGGCCTGAAGTCGCTCGACGAGGCGATCACCGCGGCCACCGAGGCGAACCCGGCGTTCATCGCGGTGACCGGCAAGCCGTACATCTTCTGCGTCGGCGCGGACATCACCGGCATGCCGCTGATCTCCTCGCGGGACCAGGCCGTGGCGCTCGGCGAGCTCGGCCACCGGGTCTTCGCCCGCCTCAAGAACAGCGAGATCCCGACCTTCGCGTTCGTGAACGGCGCGGCGCTCGGCGGCGGCCTCGAGGTCGCCCTGCACTGCCACTACCGCACGGTCTCCACCGGCGCGGCGGCGCTCGGCCTGCCCGAGGTCGCGATCGGCCTGATCCCCGGCTGGGGCGGCAGCCAGATCCTGCCGAACCTGATCGGCATCGCCGGCGCGGCGCAGGTCATCCTGCAGAACCCGCTGACCCAGAAGGTGCTGCGCCCGAAGCAGGCCAGGGAGATGGGTGTCGCGGACGCCCTCTTCGAGGCGGCCGACTTCCTCGAGGACTCGCTCGCCTGGGCGGCCGGCGTGGTGCAGGGCAAGGTCACCGTCGAGCGTCCCGAGATCGATCGGGAGATGTGGGACGGCGTGCTCTGGTTCGCCAAGCAGCAGCTCGACGAGAAGCTGCACGGCGCTGTCCCGTCGGCCAACAAGGCGATCGAGTTGCTCGCGCTGGCCAAGGAGGCGTCGTTCGAGGACGGCACCGCGGCCGAGACCGAGGCGCTCGCCGACCTGATCATGGGTGACGAGTCGCGCGCCAGCCTGTACTCGTTCGACCTGGTGCAGCGCCGGGCGAAGCGGCCGGTGGGCGTACCCGACAAGTCCCTGGCCCGGAAGGTCACCAAGGTCGGCATCGTCGGCGCCGGCCTGATGGCCTCGCAGCTGGCGCTGCTCTTCCTGCGCCGCCTGCAGGTGCCGGTGGTCCTCACCGACCTGGACCAGACGCGGGTCGACAAGGGCGTCGCCTACGTCACCGACCAGATCGACAAGCTGGTCGCCAAGCGCCGGATGGACGAGGGCACCGCGGCCAAGCTGCGCCTGCTGATCAGCGGCTCGGTGGACAAGTCGGTCTTCGCCGACGCCGACTTCGTGATCGAGGCGGTCTTCGAGAACCTCGACCTGAAGAAGCAGATCTGGGCCGAGTTCGAGAAGATCGTCTCCCCGGAGGCGATCCTCGCGACCAACACGAGCTCGCTGTCGATCACCGAGATGGCGGCCGACCTGGAGCACCCGGAGCGGGTCGTCGGCTTCCACTTCTTCAACCCGGTCGCGGTCCTCCCGCTCCTGGAGATCATCCGGGGCGAGCGGACCGACGACGCCACGCTGGCCACCGCCTTCGAGGTCGGCAAGCAGCTGAAGAAGTCGTCGGTGCTGGTCAAGGACGCCCCGGCGTTCGTGGTCAACCGCCTGCTCACCCGGGTCACCAGCGAGATCTTCCAGGCCGTCGACGCGGGCACCCCGCTGGACGTGGTGAACGTGGCGATGGACCCGCTGGGTCTGCCGATGCGCCCGATCGCGCTGCTCCAGCTGGTCGGCCCGGCGGTCGCCTACCACGTGGGCGAGACGCTGCACGCGGCGTTCCCGGACCGGTTCAAGGACAGCCCCAACCTCAAGAAGATCGTCGACGCCGGCCTGCCGGTCATGGTCGACGACGAGATCAACCCCGAGGTGGTCGCGCTTCTGGAGACCGGCTCGGCGCCGTTGACCGCCGATGAGGTACGCCAGAAGGCGCTCGACGCCCTGGCCGAGGAGATCCGCCTGATGCTGGACGAGGGCGTGGTCGCCGAGGCGCAGGACATCGACCTGTGCATGATCCTCGGCGCCGGCTACCCGTTCCACCTGGGTGGCGTCACGGCGTACCTGGACCGCAGCGGCACCGCCGAGCGGGTCACCGGCAAGCGTTTCCTGCCGAACGGTGTGGCGAACGTCCGCGCCTGA
- a CDS encoding sensor histidine kinase: MTVYLGRTRRPLRLQLRPTLRLRLTLLNGILLVGAGVALVLLAWLLVSESLHPVDELKAGSMVTLADGSPREALGWQTDMVARASQELLLKGLSALVAVGIIGIAGAYAVAGRALRPLHSVTQTAQRLGEETLDQRIRYSGADDEVAELARTFDAMLDRLAAAFESQKRFVANASHELRTPLAVMRTEIDVTLSDDEADVAEYRRMAKVVRNASERANGLVDALLVLARSEAQSGRRLVRKVPADLATSVYNALSAVKAEAERMKLDVSTELEPAPVVGDPSLLDRLAGNLIENAIRYNHLLGSLWLRTGSVNGQAQLVVGNTGYEVEPADVPGLFEPFQRGGWERTGSRGSGLGLSIVRAVCDAHGGTVSAVAIEGGGLEVTVSLPAADTTPVVAATASVPRVRS, translated from the coding sequence GTGACCGTCTACCTCGGGCGGACCCGCCGGCCGCTGCGGCTCCAGCTGCGGCCCACGCTCCGGCTGCGGCTCACCCTGCTCAACGGCATCCTGCTGGTCGGCGCCGGGGTGGCGCTGGTGCTGCTGGCCTGGCTGCTGGTCAGCGAGTCGCTGCACCCGGTCGACGAGCTGAAGGCCGGGTCCATGGTGACCCTGGCCGACGGCAGCCCGCGGGAGGCGCTCGGCTGGCAGACCGACATGGTTGCGCGGGCCTCCCAGGAGCTGCTGCTCAAGGGCCTGAGCGCGCTGGTCGCCGTCGGCATCATCGGGATCGCCGGGGCGTACGCGGTGGCCGGCCGGGCCCTGCGACCACTGCACAGCGTGACCCAGACCGCGCAGAGGCTCGGCGAGGAGACCCTCGACCAGCGGATCCGCTACTCCGGAGCGGACGACGAGGTGGCCGAGCTGGCCCGCACCTTCGACGCGATGCTGGACCGGTTGGCGGCCGCGTTCGAGTCGCAGAAGAGGTTCGTCGCGAACGCCTCGCACGAGCTGCGGACCCCACTCGCCGTGATGCGTACCGAGATCGACGTGACGCTCAGCGACGACGAGGCGGACGTGGCCGAGTACCGGCGGATGGCCAAGGTGGTCCGCAACGCGTCGGAGCGGGCCAACGGGCTGGTGGACGCGCTGCTCGTCCTGGCCCGGTCCGAGGCGCAGTCCGGGCGGCGGCTGGTCCGCAAAGTGCCGGCCGACCTGGCGACCAGCGTCTACAACGCGCTCTCCGCGGTGAAGGCCGAGGCCGAGCGGATGAAACTGGACGTCAGCACCGAGCTGGAACCGGCGCCGGTGGTCGGCGACCCGAGCCTGCTGGACCGGCTGGCCGGCAACCTGATCGAGAATGCGATCCGCTACAACCACCTGCTGGGCAGCCTGTGGCTGCGCACCGGGTCGGTGAACGGGCAGGCCCAGCTGGTGGTCGGGAACACCGGATACGAGGTGGAGCCGGCCGACGTACCCGGTCTGTTCGAGCCGTTCCAGCGGGGCGGCTGGGAACGGACCGGGTCGCGCGGCTCCGGGCTCGGGCTGTCGATCGTCCGCGCGGTCTGCGACGCGCACGGCGGCACGGTCTCCGCGGTGGCCATCGAGGGCGGCGGCCTGGAGGTCACCGTCTCGCTGCCGGCCGCGGACACCACCCCGGTGGTCGCCGCGACCGCCAGCGTGCCGCGTGTGCGTTCCTAG
- a CDS encoding response regulator transcription factor, whose translation MRVLVVEDERNLADAIARGLRRKGMAVDVAYDGLEGHEMAYVTRYDVVVLDRDLPGMHGDDICAALVESGTLTRVLMLTASSTVADRVEGLELGADDYLAKPFAFEELVARVQALGRRATPAAPPVLTVGNLVLDQTRRVVTRAGAPVDLTNKEFGVLEELLKARGGVVSSEELLERVWDANTDPFTTTVRVTINTLRKKIGDPPLIETVVGAGYRVPEPVVAS comes from the coding sequence ATGCGGGTGCTGGTGGTGGAGGACGAGCGGAACCTGGCCGACGCGATCGCGCGTGGCCTGCGCCGCAAGGGTATGGCCGTCGATGTGGCGTACGACGGTCTCGAGGGCCACGAGATGGCGTACGTGACCCGCTACGACGTGGTGGTGCTCGACCGGGACCTGCCCGGCATGCACGGCGACGACATCTGTGCGGCGCTGGTCGAGTCCGGCACCCTGACCCGGGTGCTGATGCTCACCGCGAGCAGCACCGTCGCCGACCGGGTCGAGGGCCTCGAGCTGGGCGCCGACGACTACCTGGCCAAGCCGTTCGCCTTCGAGGAGCTGGTGGCCCGGGTGCAGGCGCTGGGCCGGCGGGCCACCCCGGCCGCGCCACCGGTGCTCACCGTCGGCAACCTGGTGCTCGACCAGACCCGCCGGGTGGTGACCCGGGCCGGTGCGCCGGTCGACCTCACCAACAAGGAGTTCGGGGTGCTGGAGGAGCTGCTCAAGGCCCGCGGCGGGGTGGTGTCCAGCGAGGAGCTGCTGGAGCGGGTCTGGGACGCCAACACCGACCCGTTCACCACGACCGTGCGGGTCACCATCAACACCCTGCGCAAGAAGATCGGTGATCCGCCGCTGATCGAGACCGTCGTCGGCGCCGGCTACCGGGTTCCCGAACCGGTCGTGGCCTCGTGA
- a CDS encoding outer membrane protein assembly factor BamB family protein, producing the protein MSGVLIDLGDVARRESQAAAETVAPPVPYRLLLAFLSVLLLISLAGSAAHADPVRPVIVPAVLGDTMRVAGDRLFVISRSEVEGRRTIRTYALPDVTLLSRHTVTVHGDVLGVSSAGDLLLVTVQDERTITFGTIALRPGADEPLWQRPARLQGVSVADGLALVREEGAAFGDADWHGVDLRTGTVRWTVHQGDRDDVAVSRYDGAYPQWLYVLTGDGRLVARDARTGRVVAEAHVPERRDTTTSLWPAGDLVLIGAGGSGTTGYDITDGLAPSWHTGMNLSWYRGPSQCGDLICAFLPQRGILVIDPVSGRERWSSDRWDFAERIGAHLLTGMPDTAYPRLYVLDAQTGDVLADMGLWQSAGPGPEPGTAYVRRTVSGEDRLWYGVLLLDRHRIRVLGSADRVAGDCHFTVGVLVCRRIDASVGVWRLR; encoded by the coding sequence GTGAGCGGTGTCCTGATCGACCTAGGTGATGTGGCGCGCCGGGAGTCACAGGCGGCGGCCGAGACCGTCGCGCCTCCCGTGCCCTACCGCCTGCTGCTGGCGTTTCTCTCCGTCCTGCTCCTGATCTCGCTCGCCGGATCCGCGGCCCACGCCGATCCGGTCCGGCCGGTGATCGTTCCGGCCGTGCTCGGCGACACCATGCGAGTGGCGGGCGACCGGCTTTTCGTGATCAGCCGCTCCGAGGTGGAGGGCCGGCGGACCATCCGGACGTACGCGCTGCCCGACGTGACCCTGCTGTCCCGGCACACCGTCACGGTCCACGGCGACGTGCTCGGCGTCAGCTCGGCCGGGGACCTGCTGCTGGTGACCGTGCAGGACGAGCGGACCATCACGTTCGGCACGATCGCGCTGCGGCCCGGCGCGGATGAGCCGCTCTGGCAGCGGCCGGCCCGGTTGCAGGGTGTCTCGGTGGCCGACGGGCTGGCGCTGGTCCGCGAGGAGGGCGCGGCCTTCGGTGACGCCGACTGGCACGGCGTCGACCTGCGGACCGGGACGGTGCGCTGGACGGTCCACCAGGGCGACCGGGACGACGTCGCGGTGTCCCGCTACGACGGCGCCTACCCGCAGTGGCTGTACGTGCTGACCGGGGACGGGCGGCTGGTGGCCCGCGACGCGCGTACCGGGCGGGTGGTGGCCGAGGCGCACGTGCCGGAGCGCCGGGACACGACCACCTCGCTCTGGCCGGCCGGAGACCTCGTGCTGATCGGTGCCGGCGGGTCCGGGACCACGGGATACGACATCACCGACGGGCTGGCGCCGAGCTGGCACACCGGCATGAACCTGAGCTGGTACCGCGGGCCGTCCCAGTGCGGGGACCTGATCTGCGCGTTCCTGCCGCAGCGCGGCATCCTGGTGATCGACCCGGTGTCCGGGCGCGAACGCTGGTCGTCGGACCGGTGGGACTTCGCCGAGCGGATCGGCGCGCACCTGCTGACCGGGATGCCGGACACCGCGTACCCGAGGCTCTACGTCCTCGACGCGCAGACCGGTGACGTGCTCGCCGACATGGGGCTCTGGCAGAGCGCCGGTCCAGGTCCGGAGCCCGGGACGGCCTACGTGCGGCGCACGGTCAGTGGCGAGGACCGGCTCTGGTACGGCGTACTGCTGCTGGACCGGCACCGGATCCGCGTGCTCGGGTCGGCCGACCGCGTCGCCGGCGACTGCCACTTCACCGTCGGGGTGCTGGTCTGCCGGCGGATCGACGCCTCGGTCGGGGTGTGGCGCCTTCGGTAG
- a CDS encoding outer membrane protein assembly factor BamB family protein, whose amino-acid sequence MTLIELDRDAPLDPEAGRRPPPWRYRHAGLLVVAVLLIALGGAAPGPAVLWRYLGAIDAKDAVSPIQLAGGRLYTVTSTGRERAVTAWEMTQPARRLWTVQVPMTRGHDPAQSIFGSIRVQRSGDLVLLSESLATTAVDTATGRTRWTSPVRITVAGGVGYTVGWIFRPGTAYDESSGDPGALYFSADGEAHTEPPVRTELRGVDLATGKQLWAYAAAGAATVDPAPGTPAALLITSSDRLTLRAVATGDVLAETELVRIDGAWPTSASVVGDVVLVEYQEAARELVYEARTLRRIWQREISPMLPDAVDCQDVLCSADGGETWVLDPATGRPVWPVTEADRLYRRAGYLLETDAATGAPVRLVDPRTGASRVDLEGWAEEVGGATEDGPLLLRRGGAAGGQTFGVVLPGHPEVRLLGTAEVAPEECAADEHHLVCRDEAGLRIWAYRI is encoded by the coding sequence GTGACGCTGATCGAGCTGGACCGCGACGCCCCGCTCGACCCGGAGGCCGGCCGGCGCCCACCGCCCTGGCGGTACCGGCATGCCGGCCTGCTGGTGGTGGCGGTGCTGCTGATCGCGCTCGGCGGCGCGGCGCCCGGACCCGCGGTGCTCTGGCGCTATCTCGGCGCGATCGACGCGAAGGACGCGGTGAGCCCGATCCAACTGGCCGGCGGCCGGCTCTACACGGTCACCTCGACCGGCCGGGAACGCGCGGTGACCGCCTGGGAGATGACGCAGCCGGCCCGGCGCTTGTGGACCGTCCAGGTGCCGATGACCCGGGGACACGACCCGGCGCAGAGCATCTTCGGCTCGATCAGGGTGCAGCGCAGCGGCGACCTCGTGCTGCTCTCCGAGAGCCTGGCCACCACGGCCGTGGATACCGCCACCGGCCGGACCCGGTGGACCTCGCCGGTCCGGATCACGGTCGCCGGCGGCGTCGGGTACACGGTCGGATGGATCTTCCGGCCCGGCACCGCCTACGACGAGAGCTCCGGCGACCCGGGCGCGCTCTACTTCTCCGCGGACGGGGAGGCGCACACCGAGCCGCCGGTCCGCACCGAGTTGCGCGGGGTGGACCTGGCGACCGGCAAGCAGCTGTGGGCGTACGCGGCGGCCGGTGCGGCGACGGTCGACCCGGCGCCGGGCACGCCGGCCGCCCTGTTGATCACCTCCTCCGACCGGCTGACCCTGCGCGCCGTGGCCACCGGTGACGTGCTGGCCGAGACCGAGCTGGTCCGGATCGACGGCGCCTGGCCGACCAGCGCCTCGGTCGTCGGTGACGTGGTGCTCGTCGAATACCAGGAGGCCGCCCGGGAACTGGTCTACGAGGCCCGGACACTGCGCCGGATCTGGCAGCGCGAAATCTCCCCGATGCTGCCGGACGCGGTGGACTGTCAGGACGTCCTGTGCTCGGCGGACGGCGGCGAGACCTGGGTGCTGGATCCGGCGACCGGCCGTCCGGTCTGGCCGGTGACCGAGGCCGACCGGCTCTACCGGCGGGCAGGCTATCTGCTGGAGACGGACGCGGCGACCGGTGCGCCGGTGCGCCTGGTGGACCCGCGGACCGGGGCGAGCCGGGTCGACCTGGAGGGCTGGGCCGAGGAGGTCGGCGGCGCCACCGAGGACGGGCCGCTGCTGCTGCGACGGGGCGGGGCGGCCGGCGGCCAGACGTTCGGCGTGGTGCTGCCCGGACATCCCGAGGTACGCCTGCTGGGCACCGCCGAGGTGGCGCCGGAGGAGTGCGCCGCCGACGAGCATCACCTGGTCTGCCGGGACGAAGCGGGGCTGCGAATCTGGGCGTACCGCATCTGA
- a CDS encoding outer membrane protein assembly factor BamB family protein, producing MGAESYGQTIVIDLGLERGEPESYHRPGRRTTSPWFGPAIVAVLALFGLTTSVPPAPPLLTEVLRVPIGPGDPYTIDADRLLVQSTGQLSSYRLADGERVWQIAQDQPVYRLRIGGGVLLLRPWNTGREERGTTAISLDTGAREWHNARNVVSFPGTGLLFAVEGVRSNSGSGRRVQNTVEVLDPHVGLARWRVEVPNTAVLLSVPGSLSRIMLVRDDQTADLYDVPTGAHLASQKFPVADYDPENPVVAGGAVLLRHPGRGSIRVSAYDPATLQLLWSVRTPNVQRVKPCGKLACLIGPDGIRAVDPVTGAERWRQAGWHGVEQYGTRVVAFSSSNTSDPVAVIDPATGRILADLTGWTPVPGRTAGGELLVTREIGPGPRTMVAVVAPDLDRPRLLAELPPGTGDCQTAPDRLVCRSMYGELLVWTYRTRGAG from the coding sequence ATGGGTGCGGAGTCGTACGGCCAGACCATCGTCATCGATCTCGGTCTGGAACGCGGTGAACCCGAGTCGTATCACCGGCCAGGGCGGCGCACCACGTCGCCCTGGTTCGGCCCGGCGATCGTCGCGGTCCTGGCGCTCTTCGGCCTGACCACGTCGGTTCCGCCGGCTCCGCCGCTGCTCACCGAGGTGCTGCGGGTGCCGATCGGACCGGGCGACCCGTACACCATCGATGCCGACCGTCTGCTGGTCCAGTCGACCGGGCAGCTCAGCTCGTACCGGCTGGCGGACGGTGAACGGGTCTGGCAGATCGCGCAGGACCAGCCGGTCTACCGGCTGCGGATCGGCGGCGGCGTGCTGCTCCTGCGGCCGTGGAACACCGGCCGGGAAGAACGCGGCACCACGGCGATCTCGCTCGACACCGGCGCCCGGGAGTGGCACAACGCCCGCAACGTCGTCTCCTTCCCCGGGACCGGGCTGCTCTTCGCCGTGGAGGGCGTCCGCAGCAACTCCGGCAGCGGCCGGCGGGTGCAGAACACGGTCGAGGTGCTCGACCCGCACGTCGGCCTGGCCCGCTGGCGGGTCGAGGTGCCCAACACCGCGGTGCTGCTCAGCGTGCCCGGTTCGCTGTCCCGGATCATGCTGGTCCGCGACGACCAGACCGCCGACCTGTACGACGTGCCGACCGGCGCCCATCTGGCCAGCCAGAAGTTCCCGGTCGCCGACTACGACCCGGAGAACCCGGTGGTGGCCGGCGGCGCGGTGCTCCTCCGGCATCCCGGGCGGGGCTCGATCCGGGTCTCCGCGTACGACCCGGCGACGCTGCAGCTGCTGTGGAGCGTGCGCACCCCGAACGTCCAGCGGGTCAAGCCGTGCGGCAAGCTGGCCTGCCTGATCGGGCCGGACGGCATCCGGGCCGTCGACCCGGTCACCGGCGCCGAGCGCTGGCGGCAGGCCGGCTGGCACGGCGTCGAGCAGTACGGCACCCGCGTGGTCGCCTTCTCGTCCAGCAACACCAGCGACCCGGTCGCCGTGATCGACCCGGCGACCGGCCGGATCCTCGCCGACCTGACCGGGTGGACCCCGGTCCCCGGCCGGACCGCCGGCGGCGAACTACTGGTCACCAGGGAGATCGGGCCGGGTCCGCGTACCATGGTCGCGGTCGTCGCCCCGGACCTTGATCGTCCGCGGCTGCTGGCCGAGCTCCCGCCGGGCACCGGGGACTGTCAGACCGCCCCGGACCGGCTGGTCTGCCGGTCGATGTACGGCGAACTGCTCGTCTGGACCTACCGGACGAGGGGAGCGGGCTGA